CGGGCAGCGCATCTGATTCAACTTCTTCTTCCACCTCTTGTGGTGATTTCTTGCTGATTTGAGATGGGTTGCTTAGTGGGTTTATGCATGCTACGTTGATCCTTGAGCACACCGGTCTTATGGGTTGTGGAGTTATGACTCTGCTTGCTGCTGTTGCTGCTGTTGTTGTTCTGATGGGTCCTTGTAGTTGCTTCAAGAAATCTCTCTCTTTTATCGTCTCTACGCTCTTGTTCAGATCAATCAGACCCTTTTCTTTGATCTCTGGCTCCATGCATTTGGAGGAAAGAGGAGAGCATTGAAGAAGAGGCAGAGTCACCAAAGCAGGAGATCCACCATTCTTCAAGGCGTAGCCAACTTGTGTAGTAAGGTTAGGTAGCCCCGCATGAGAGAGAGCCTGAAACGCCAGCGTTTTAATAGGGCCAAACACCCGCTGTGTAGGAGTTTTGGCAGACGTAGCTAATGACTTGGGTCTCTTCAACGAGAGATGAGACGTTGGACCTATCCCGCCTCTACCTCGCTTGCGGGTTCTCGTAGGACGAGCTTGAAGCTGTGGCCAGAGGTGACGAAGGTAAGGAGATTGGTTGATCTTGTGAGACATGAAAGAAGAAGAATCATTATCGTTAGCTTGGGTCGTCCCGGGCCTAGGAGCAATGGGTCTATATTTGGACAAGATCTCAGCTGTTTTAAGAGTTGTGGTGGTTG
The DNA window shown above is from Brassica oleracea var. oleracea cultivar TO1000 chromosome C3, BOL, whole genome shotgun sequence and carries:
- the LOC106329586 gene encoding uncharacterized protein LOC106329586 gives rise to the protein MSFFLKYSPLSYWLFTLLIITNLLFVLSTSLVFFLLLVVIFEFFYTMIKILSSHNSHHSHSTTTTLKTAEILSKYRPIAPRPGTTQANDNDSSSFMSHKINQSPYLRHLWPQLQARPTRTRKRGRGGIGPTSHLSLKRPKSLATSAKTPTQRVFGPIKTLAFQALSHAGLPNLTTQVGYALKNGGSPALVTLPLLQCSPLSSKCMEPEIKEKGLIDLNKSVETIKERDFLKQLQGPIRTTTAATAASRVITPQPIRPVCSRINVACINPLSNPSQISKKSPQEVEEEVESDALPAIISDSNNRVRLVNSAYKEMMGQPECSWLDSMVKVKRICGEVVIQFCESKISENNNGYSCWVKIGWGRDGKEELVHAFCDVIKRECDSKDYVFTWRFHITAKETCQPSYNA